In a single window of the Streptomyces sp. NBC_00285 genome:
- a CDS encoding beta-galactosidase — translation MTHPHHLRLPSPAGPALTGHLPFADAPGVPDPIEVTSRWLTRGGRPWFPVSGEFHYSRYPAAEWEEELLKMKAGGVTAVASYVIWIHHEETEGRVRFDGDRDLRRFAELCARHGLDFVPRIGPWSHAEVRGGGLPDWVLARDCAPRTDDPVYLDAVHPWFAAIAEQLSGLDRAHGGPIVAVQIENELYDQPGHLLTLKRMAQEAGLSAPLWTSTAWGGVRLPPDELLPLYGGYTETFWTEADGGWPDTCRKHFFFTHQRDDEGIGSDLRPVTVRGSEPDAFADRFPWATCELGGGMAVSYHRRPHVDPDDIGALGLTKIGCGSVWQGYYMFHGGTNPTGELSTLQESHATGYPNDLPVLTYDFQAPLGEYGQYRRTYHELRLQHLLLADFGHLIAPMESALPERRPDGQSDRDTLRWAVRGDSGSGFLFVNNHQPHEPLPEHPDTSFTVELPDGGGTLSLPGTPVTVPTGAYFCWPLRLDLAGLRLEWATAQPVCTVDVGGRTVLVLAATDGIEPELALDARTVAAVSTPSGDVTPADDRLMVTGLRPGTDALVEVDTAGGERVGLLVLDAATARTAYRGTAWGAERLVLSTDGVVFDRDEVRLHGSGAATSFAVLPAPERAPAVDGVPAEAVADGVFTRYAVPTASGVGDFDAEVTLVRAAGPAPGTVTGVQGRASAPDDKYFDTVAAEYRVEVPDALPPGTLLRLHWSGDVGRAYVGDTLVADQFFSGRWWDIGLDRLPADALRAEGLRLRVRVLPLPAGAPVHLPEQAGGAERAAVTRAEWITRRSRSVRAG, via the coding sequence ATGACCCACCCCCACCACCTACGCCTCCCCTCCCCCGCCGGGCCTGCGCTGACCGGGCACCTGCCCTTCGCGGACGCCCCCGGGGTGCCCGACCCGATCGAGGTCACCAGCCGCTGGCTCACCAGGGGCGGCCGTCCCTGGTTCCCGGTGTCCGGCGAGTTCCACTACTCCCGCTACCCCGCCGCGGAGTGGGAGGAGGAGCTGCTGAAGATGAAGGCGGGCGGCGTCACCGCCGTCGCCAGTTACGTCATCTGGATCCACCACGAGGAGACCGAGGGCCGCGTCCGCTTCGACGGCGACCGCGATCTGCGCCGCTTCGCCGAGCTGTGCGCCCGGCACGGCCTGGACTTCGTCCCCCGGATCGGCCCCTGGTCCCACGCGGAGGTCCGGGGCGGCGGGCTGCCCGACTGGGTGCTGGCACGGGACTGCGCACCCCGCACCGACGACCCGGTGTACCTGGACGCCGTACACCCCTGGTTCGCGGCGATCGCCGAGCAGTTGAGCGGCCTCGATCGCGCGCACGGCGGCCCGATCGTGGCGGTCCAGATCGAGAACGAGCTCTACGACCAGCCGGGCCATCTGCTGACGCTGAAGCGGATGGCCCAGGAGGCCGGCCTGAGCGCGCCCCTGTGGACGTCGACCGCCTGGGGCGGGGTCCGGCTCCCGCCGGACGAACTGCTCCCCCTCTACGGCGGCTACACCGAGACCTTCTGGACCGAGGCCGACGGCGGCTGGCCCGACACCTGCCGCAAGCACTTCTTCTTCACCCACCAGCGCGACGACGAGGGCATCGGATCCGACCTCCGGCCCGTGACCGTGCGCGGCAGCGAACCGGACGCCTTCGCGGACCGATTCCCCTGGGCCACCTGCGAGTTGGGCGGCGGCATGGCGGTGTCCTACCACCGAAGGCCGCACGTCGACCCCGACGACATCGGCGCGCTCGGCCTCACCAAGATCGGCTGCGGTTCGGTCTGGCAGGGCTACTACATGTTCCACGGCGGCACGAACCCGACAGGTGAGCTCAGCACCCTGCAGGAGTCCCACGCCACCGGCTACCCCAACGACCTGCCGGTCCTGACGTACGACTTCCAGGCGCCGCTCGGCGAGTACGGCCAGTACCGGCGCACGTATCACGAACTCCGGCTCCAACACCTGCTGTTGGCGGACTTCGGGCACCTGATCGCGCCCATGGAGTCCGCGCTGCCCGAACGGCGGCCGGACGGACAGTCGGACCGGGACACCCTGCGGTGGGCGGTGCGCGGCGACAGCGGTTCGGGCTTCCTGTTCGTCAACAACCACCAGCCGCACGAGCCGCTGCCGGAGCACCCGGACACGTCCTTCACGGTCGAACTCCCGGACGGCGGCGGGACCTTGAGCCTGCCCGGCACACCGGTCACGGTTCCCACCGGCGCGTACTTCTGCTGGCCGCTGCGCCTGGACCTGGCCGGGCTGCGGCTGGAGTGGGCCACCGCCCAGCCCGTGTGCACGGTCGACGTCGGCGGCCGTACGGTTCTGGTGCTGGCCGCGACCGACGGCATCGAGCCCGAACTCGCCCTGGACGCCCGCACGGTGGCCGCCGTCTCCACCCCCTCCGGGGATGTCACCCCGGCCGACGACCGGCTGATGGTGACCGGATTGCGTCCCGGCACCGACGCTCTCGTCGAGGTGGACACGGCCGGCGGCGAACGGGTCGGGCTGCTGGTCCTGGACGCCGCGACGGCCCGTACCGCCTACCGGGGCACGGCGTGGGGTGCCGAGCGGCTGGTGCTGAGCACGGACGGGGTGGTCTTCGACCGGGACGAGGTACGGCTGCACGGGTCGGGTGCGGCCACGTCGTTCGCCGTACTGCCCGCGCCGGAGCGGGCGCCCGCGGTGGACGGAGTGCCGGCCGAGGCGGTCGCGGACGGGGTGTTCACCCGGTACGCCGTCCCGACGGCGTCGGGCGTCGGGGACTTCGACGCCGAGGTCACCCTCGTCCGGGCCGCCGGTCCGGCCCCCGGGACCGTCACCGGTGTCCAGGGCCGGGCGAGCGCGCCGGACGACAAGTACTTCGACACCGTCGCCGCCGAGTACCGCGTCGAGGTGCCGGACGCGCTGCCGCCCGGGACGCTGCTGCGGCTGCACTGGAGCGGGGACGTGGGGCGGGCCTACGTCGGAGACACACTCGTCGCCGACCAGTTCTTCTCCGGGCGCTGGTGGGACATCGGACTGGACCGGCTTCCCGCAGACGCGCTGCGGGCCGAAGGGCTGCGGCTGCGGGTGCGGGTGCTTCCGCTGCCCGCCGGGGCACCGGTGCACCTGCCGGAACAGGCGGGCGGCGCGGAGCGGGCCGCCGTCACACGCGCGGAGTGGATCACTCGCCGCTCCCGGTCCGTACGGGCGGGCTGA
- a CDS encoding glycoside hydrolase family 35 protein: MPALTTSFDGFLLHGEPFRIISGAMHYFRIHPDQWTDRLRKARLMGLNTIETYLPWNLHEPEPGELVLDGILDLPRWLRLAQDEGLNVLLRPGPFICAEWDDGGLPAWLLADPDIRLRSSDPRFTSAFDGYLDRLLPALRPFMAAHGGPVIAVQVENEYGAYGTDTAYLKHVQQALRERGVEELLYTCDQANAEHLAAGSLPGTLSTATFGSRVEENLAALRAHQPEGPLMCSEFWIGWFDHWGGPHHVRSAADAAADLDRLLSAGASVNIYMFHGGTNFGFTNGANHKHAYEPTVTSYDYDAPLTESGDPGPKYHAFRDVIARHTAAAAEPAPAPAPKLPVTDVDLDHRAPLLPYLRGLPSTSTETAVTMNELGLHTGYVLYRTTLPGSGDGLLHFPGGVGDRAQVFVDGACAGVLERERHDETLSVRVPHAGAVLEVLVENMGGVNYGPRIGAPKGLLGPVSFQGTALRGWECRAVPLDGPDTVPFGPSGASTDTVPAFHRGTFEVASPADTFLSLPGWTKGQAWVNGFHLGRYWNRGPQHTLYVPGPVLRPGTNELVLLELHATTGTRAQLTDTPDLGPESD, encoded by the coding sequence ATGCCCGCTCTGACGACGTCCTTTGACGGTTTCCTCCTGCACGGCGAGCCGTTCCGGATCATCTCCGGAGCCATGCATTACTTCCGGATCCATCCCGACCAGTGGACCGACCGGCTGCGCAAGGCCCGCCTGATGGGCCTCAACACCATCGAGACGTATCTGCCGTGGAACCTCCACGAGCCCGAGCCGGGCGAGCTGGTACTGGACGGCATCCTCGACCTGCCCCGCTGGCTGCGCCTCGCCCAGGACGAGGGCCTGAACGTCCTGTTGCGCCCGGGTCCGTTCATCTGCGCCGAGTGGGACGACGGCGGCCTGCCCGCCTGGCTCCTCGCGGACCCCGACATCCGGCTGCGCAGCAGCGACCCCCGCTTCACATCGGCGTTCGACGGCTACCTCGACCGGCTCCTGCCCGCACTGCGCCCGTTCATGGCGGCGCACGGCGGTCCGGTGATCGCCGTGCAGGTGGAGAACGAGTACGGGGCGTACGGCACCGACACCGCCTATCTCAAGCACGTCCAGCAGGCGCTGCGGGAACGGGGGGTCGAGGAGCTCCTCTACACCTGCGACCAGGCCAACGCCGAGCACCTGGCGGCCGGCAGCCTGCCCGGCACGCTCTCCACGGCCACCTTCGGCAGCCGGGTCGAGGAGAACCTCGCCGCACTCCGCGCCCACCAGCCCGAAGGGCCGCTGATGTGCTCGGAGTTCTGGATCGGCTGGTTCGACCACTGGGGCGGCCCGCACCACGTGCGGTCGGCCGCCGACGCCGCGGCCGACCTGGACCGTCTGCTGTCCGCGGGCGCCTCGGTCAACATCTACATGTTCCACGGCGGCACCAACTTCGGCTTCACCAACGGCGCCAACCACAAGCACGCCTACGAGCCCACCGTCACGTCCTACGACTACGACGCCCCGCTCACCGAGAGCGGTGACCCCGGCCCCAAGTACCACGCGTTCCGCGACGTCATCGCCCGTCACACGGCCGCCGCCGCCGAGCCGGCCCCGGCGCCCGCGCCGAAACTCCCCGTGACGGACGTCGACCTGGACCACCGGGCGCCGCTGCTGCCGTACCTGCGCGGACTGCCGTCGACGAGCACCGAGACCGCCGTGACGATGAACGAGCTCGGGCTGCACACGGGTTACGTGCTCTACCGCACCACGCTTCCCGGCTCGGGCGACGGTCTGCTGCACTTCCCCGGCGGGGTCGGCGACCGCGCCCAGGTCTTCGTGGACGGCGCCTGTGCCGGCGTACTGGAGCGGGAACGGCACGACGAGACGCTGTCCGTGCGCGTGCCGCATGCCGGGGCCGTCCTCGAAGTACTCGTGGAGAACATGGGCGGGGTCAACTACGGGCCGCGTATCGGAGCACCGAAGGGCCTGCTCGGCCCGGTGTCCTTCCAGGGCACCGCCCTGCGGGGCTGGGAGTGCCGGGCCGTTCCCCTGGACGGCCCGGACACCGTGCCGTTCGGCCCGTCCGGCGCGAGCACGGACACCGTGCCCGCCTTCCACCGGGGCACGTTCGAGGTGGCGAGCCCGGCCGACACCTTCCTCTCGCTGCCCGGCTGGACCAAGGGACAGGCCTGGGTCAACGGCTTCCACCTCGGGCGCTACTGGAACCGCGGCCCGCAGCACACGCTGTACGTCCCGGGCCCCGTGCTGCGCCCCGGCACCAACGAACTGGTGCTGCTGGAGCTGCACGCCACCACCGGGACCCGCGCCCAGCTCACCGACACGCCGGACCTCGGACCGGAGAGCGACTGA
- a CDS encoding MFS transporter — translation MTTPVRTPVFSPAAVVASCVGFVLIGVLQALYGPAIPAFRAEFGLSPSGAGLGLSAHFAGGVAGVLLFDRLYGRIGNRRLLGASYLLMALGAAGFALAPNWPTALTAALLAGLGFGGIDYGLNQLFAVGFGHRSTAMLNILNAHFGVGAILGPALVGMVGSGHYPAVFLGFALVTLPLLLCLKGVQDRAPRPSDSAPDTSGTLSRSLASVLCVFVALYVLHVGIEAGVGGWEPTHLETVGYGAGAAATATSVYWLMMTVGRFLVAPIALRFSAQAIITVSCAGMTVCLLLASVRELAPFAYAGVGLFIAPIFPTGLPWLHRAAPGARRAGALVIAASMVGGVAAGPALGKAIEWSGIRAVPLLLSGVSALCLAATLWLIRTTRPH, via the coding sequence ATGACGACGCCTGTGCGCACTCCGGTCTTCAGCCCGGCCGCAGTGGTCGCCTCCTGCGTCGGCTTCGTCCTCATCGGCGTGCTCCAGGCGCTGTACGGCCCGGCGATCCCCGCGTTCCGCGCGGAGTTCGGGCTGTCGCCCTCCGGGGCGGGGCTCGGGCTCAGCGCCCACTTCGCCGGCGGCGTCGCCGGTGTCCTGCTGTTCGACCGGCTCTACGGCCGGATCGGCAACCGGCGGCTCCTCGGCGCCTCGTACCTCCTGATGGCCCTCGGCGCCGCGGGCTTCGCACTGGCACCCAACTGGCCGACCGCCCTGACCGCGGCACTGCTGGCCGGCCTCGGCTTCGGAGGCATCGACTACGGCCTCAACCAGTTGTTCGCGGTCGGCTTCGGCCACCGTTCGACCGCGATGCTGAACATCCTCAACGCCCACTTCGGCGTGGGCGCGATCCTCGGCCCGGCACTCGTCGGGATGGTGGGCTCCGGGCACTATCCCGCTGTCTTCCTCGGATTCGCCCTGGTCACCCTCCCGTTGCTGCTGTGCCTGAAGGGCGTGCAGGACCGGGCGCCCCGGCCGTCCGACTCGGCTCCCGACACCTCGGGCACGCTCAGCCGCAGCCTGGCCTCGGTGCTCTGCGTGTTCGTGGCGCTCTACGTCCTGCACGTCGGCATCGAGGCGGGCGTCGGCGGATGGGAGCCCACGCATCTGGAGACCGTGGGATACGGCGCCGGGGCGGCCGCGACCGCCACCTCCGTCTACTGGCTGATGATGACCGTGGGCCGTTTCCTGGTCGCCCCGATCGCGCTGAGGTTCTCCGCGCAGGCCATCATCACCGTGTCCTGCGCGGGCATGACGGTCTGTCTCCTCCTCGCATCCGTACGGGAGTTGGCGCCGTTCGCGTACGCGGGTGTCGGCCTGTTCATCGCGCCGATCTTCCCGACGGGCCTGCCCTGGCTGCACCGGGCCGCCCCCGGCGCCCGCCGGGCCGGCGCCCTGGTCATCGCCGCCTCGATGGTCGGCGGTGTGGCGGCGGGACCGGCGCTGGGCAAGGCCATCGAGTGGTCCGGGATCCGGGCCGTTCCGCTCCTGCTGAGTGGTGTCTCGGCGCTGTGCCTGGCCGCCACGCTCTGGCTCATCCGCACCACCCGTCCGCACTGA
- a CDS encoding helix-turn-helix transcriptional regulator, with product MEAERDAILAALTPVVDGIAATFGPVCEVVLHDYRSQESSVVAIAGSVTGRSVGGAMSEIGMRMVARGDEAADELNYVTRTDTGKLVKSSTMALRDSSGAVFGALCVNVDIGAASEVHALLGALTGLGAAPAEPPVTTFGDDIDSVVDVMLDAHRHQSWALLDRTGRLDLFRSLDERGVFAVRRAIEQVAGRLGISRASAYSYLSQSRKQPNREQSNREQPHRDQPNREQPDTGGHP from the coding sequence ATGGAGGCCGAGCGGGATGCGATCCTCGCCGCGCTCACACCGGTCGTCGACGGGATCGCGGCGACCTTCGGCCCGGTGTGCGAGGTGGTGCTGCACGACTACCGGAGCCAGGAGAGTTCGGTGGTGGCCATCGCGGGCTCGGTGACCGGGCGCTCGGTGGGCGGGGCGATGAGCGAGATCGGCATGCGGATGGTCGCCCGCGGCGACGAGGCTGCCGACGAGCTGAACTACGTCACCCGCACGGACACCGGCAAGCTGGTCAAGTCGTCGACCATGGCACTGCGGGACTCCTCGGGCGCGGTGTTCGGTGCCCTGTGCGTCAATGTCGACATCGGTGCGGCGAGCGAGGTCCACGCCCTGCTGGGAGCGCTGACCGGGCTCGGCGCGGCCCCCGCCGAGCCGCCCGTCACCACCTTCGGCGACGACATCGACTCCGTCGTCGACGTCATGCTCGACGCCCACCGGCACCAGTCGTGGGCGCTGCTCGACCGCACCGGGCGCCTGGACCTGTTCCGGAGCCTGGACGAACGGGGCGTGTTCGCGGTGCGGCGCGCGATCGAGCAGGTGGCCGGACGGCTCGGGATCTCGCGGGCGTCCGCGTACAGCTACCTGTCCCAGTCGCGAAAACAGCCGAACCGGGAGCAGTCGAACCGGGAGCAGCCGCACCGAGATCAGCCGAACCGAGAACAGCCGGACACCGGAGGACACCCGTGA
- a CDS encoding threo-3-hydroxy-L-aspartate ammonia-lyase yields MTTTTPPVTLDDVLDAASRLKGVAHRTPVLRSRTLDALVGAEVFLKCENFQRVGAFKFRGAYNAASRLTPDQLARGVAAYSSGNHAQAVALAARELGTTAVIVMPEDAPRSKRAATEGYGAQIVTYDRYTGDREAIAEALAAERGLALIPPYEHPHVMAGQGTAALELLEETGELDALLVPVGGGGLMAGSATAAKGRHPGIRMIGVEPEVGDDTKRSLEAGRRISVPVPRTIADGQAVHTPGELTFSVNRRLVDEIALVSDDEIRDAMRFAFERLKIVLEPSGAAALAALLGGRAGDLPDRVGVIVSGGNVDAERFARLCAGQD; encoded by the coding sequence GTGACGACCACCACCCCGCCGGTCACCCTGGACGACGTCCTGGACGCGGCCTCCCGGCTCAAGGGCGTCGCCCACCGCACACCGGTGCTGCGCTCACGGACGCTCGACGCGCTGGTCGGCGCCGAGGTCTTCCTCAAGTGCGAGAACTTCCAACGGGTCGGCGCCTTCAAGTTCCGCGGCGCCTACAACGCGGCCTCCCGGCTCACCCCGGACCAGCTCGCCCGGGGTGTCGCCGCCTACTCCTCCGGCAACCACGCCCAGGCCGTCGCCCTGGCCGCCCGAGAGCTCGGCACCACCGCGGTGATCGTCATGCCTGAGGACGCCCCGCGTTCCAAGCGGGCGGCCACCGAGGGCTACGGCGCCCAGATCGTCACCTACGACCGCTACACCGGCGACCGCGAGGCCATCGCCGAGGCACTGGCCGCCGAGCGGGGCCTGGCGCTCATCCCGCCGTACGAACACCCGCACGTGATGGCGGGACAGGGCACGGCGGCCCTCGAACTCCTTGAGGAGACAGGGGAGTTGGACGCTCTGCTCGTGCCGGTCGGGGGCGGCGGACTGATGGCGGGAAGCGCCACCGCAGCCAAGGGACGACACCCCGGCATCCGCATGATCGGCGTGGAGCCGGAGGTCGGCGACGACACCAAGCGGTCCCTGGAGGCGGGGCGGCGGATCAGCGTGCCGGTGCCCAGGACCATCGCGGACGGACAGGCCGTGCACACGCCCGGCGAGCTGACCTTCTCGGTGAACCGGCGGCTGGTCGACGAGATCGCCCTGGTTTCCGACGACGAGATCCGCGACGCGATGCGGTTCGCCTTCGAGCGGCTGAAGATCGTGCTCGAGCCGAGTGGCGCCGCCGCGCTGGCCGCCCTGCTCGGCGGCAGGGCGGGTGACCTGCCGGACCGTGTCGGCGTGATCGTCTCCGGCGGCAATGTCGACGCGGAGCGCTTCGCGCGTCTGTGCGCGGGCCAGGACTGA
- a CDS encoding cupin domain-containing protein — protein MFEVKTLDKPDERRDFPKGHLEAVHMTGLDFAVGTFEPGWRWSESVGPIAGTRSCEVHHNGYVVQGRMHIVMDDGGEGEVGPGDIFVAAPGHDAWVVGDEQCVVHDFAGGMAKDYAKSR, from the coding sequence ATGTTTGAGGTCAAGACGCTCGACAAGCCGGACGAGCGCAGGGATTTCCCCAAGGGGCACCTCGAAGCGGTCCACATGACCGGACTGGACTTCGCCGTGGGTACCTTCGAGCCCGGCTGGCGCTGGTCCGAGTCCGTGGGGCCGATCGCGGGGACCAGGAGCTGCGAGGTCCACCACAACGGCTATGTGGTCCAGGGCCGGATGCACATCGTGATGGACGACGGCGGCGAGGGCGAAGTGGGGCCCGGTGACATCTTCGTGGCGGCGCCAGGACACGACGCCTGGGTCGTCGGCGACGAACAGTGCGTGGTCCACGACTTCGCGGGCGGCATGGCGAAGGACTACGCGAAGAGCAGGTGA
- a CDS encoding vWA domain-containing protein, whose amino-acid sequence MRIGTGETVDAAQAVEALGLADRERLREGLAATLLHGTAQRQVFDPVFDLYFPRGVGAPKEVSAGREDMRTRLSEALAANDEALMARLAAQAVDGFGGYGNSPGSDGWSSYQTLEWLRPQTLLAPVRDTLRAQHGASDFADRLLEDEIRRRIAVFRALVATEARRRIAERRGRDELARRAVATTTDRVDFLFAGKDRLAELRRSVQPLARKLATRLAARRRRAARGSIDLRRTLRGSLSTGGVPMKPVLRRRRPARPELVLLCDVSGSVSGFSDFTMLLVQALHDQFSKVRVFAFVNRLDEVTRLLEHGAADPEGLGARIRAEATLTGWHGSSDYGVALGEFAGHHGDAVSPRATVFVLGDARTNMSDPNLSAVREIAERARRVYWLNPEATAQWGTGDSAAYEYAGLVEMHECRNVRQLSALVGRLLPI is encoded by the coding sequence ATGCGCATCGGGACGGGTGAGACCGTGGACGCGGCGCAGGCGGTCGAGGCGCTCGGGCTGGCGGACCGGGAGCGGCTACGGGAGGGGCTGGCGGCGACGCTGCTGCACGGGACCGCCCAACGGCAGGTGTTCGACCCGGTCTTCGACCTGTACTTTCCGCGCGGCGTCGGCGCGCCCAAGGAGGTCTCCGCAGGCCGGGAGGACATGCGGACACGCCTTTCCGAAGCCCTCGCCGCGAACGACGAGGCGCTGATGGCCCGGTTGGCGGCGCAGGCGGTCGACGGGTTCGGCGGCTACGGCAACTCCCCCGGCTCGGACGGCTGGTCGTCGTACCAGACACTCGAATGGCTTCGGCCGCAGACGCTCCTCGCGCCCGTCCGCGACACCCTCCGCGCACAGCACGGCGCTTCGGACTTCGCCGACCGGCTGCTGGAGGACGAGATCCGGCGGCGCATCGCGGTGTTCCGCGCCCTGGTGGCGACGGAGGCACGGCGGCGGATCGCGGAACGGCGCGGCAGGGACGAGCTCGCGCGGCGGGCGGTGGCCACCACCACCGACCGGGTCGACTTCCTGTTCGCCGGGAAGGACCGGCTGGCCGAACTGCGGCGCTCGGTACAGCCGTTGGCCCGCAAGCTCGCCACCCGGCTCGCGGCCCGCCGTCGTCGTGCCGCGCGGGGCAGCATCGATCTGCGGCGGACTCTGCGCGGTTCCCTGTCGACGGGCGGGGTGCCGATGAAGCCGGTGCTGCGGCGGCGTCGGCCGGCCCGTCCCGAACTGGTGCTGCTGTGCGACGTGTCGGGCTCGGTGTCGGGGTTCTCGGACTTCACGATGCTGCTGGTGCAGGCGCTGCACGACCAGTTCAGCAAGGTGCGGGTGTTCGCCTTCGTCAACCGGCTCGACGAGGTCACCCGGCTCCTCGAACACGGCGCGGCCGACCCGGAGGGGCTCGGCGCACGCATCCGCGCCGAGGCCACCCTCACCGGCTGGCACGGCAGCAGCGACTACGGCGTCGCACTGGGCGAGTTCGCCGGGCACCACGGCGACGCGGTGAGCCCGCGCGCCACGGTGTTCGTGCTCGGTGACGCCCGTACCAACATGAGCGACCCGAACCTGTCCGCCGTGCGGGAGATCGCCGAACGGGCGCGCCGCGTCTACTGGTTGAACCCGGAGGCGACTGCGCAGTGGGGCACGGGGGACTCGGCCGCGTACGAGTACGCCGGGCTGGTGGAGATGCACGAGTGCCGCAATGTGCGACAGCTCAGCGCACTGGTGGGACGGTTGCTGCCGATCTGA
- a CDS encoding AAA family ATPase, with amino-acid sequence MFTSVDDVSARLAETGYLASPAIATTVFLADRLGKPLLVEGPAGVGKTELAKAVAEVAAAQLVRLQCYEGVDESRALYEWNHAKQLLRISAGRDESWDEARTDIFSEEFLLPRPLLTAIRGDEPKVLLIDETDKADVEVEGLLLEVLSDFQVTVPELGTITATRRPFVVLTSNASRELSEALRRRCLFLHIGFPEEELERRIVRLKVPGLDETLARSVVRVVGALRAMDLRKVPSVAETVDWAHTLLALGADHLDETVVRDTLGVLLKHQDDILKAGAKLDLDAV; translated from the coding sequence CTGTTCACATCCGTCGACGACGTCTCCGCGCGCCTCGCCGAGACCGGCTACCTCGCCTCCCCCGCGATCGCCACGACCGTCTTCCTCGCGGACCGGCTCGGCAAGCCGCTCCTGGTGGAGGGCCCCGCCGGGGTCGGCAAGACGGAGCTGGCCAAGGCGGTCGCCGAAGTCGCCGCCGCACAGCTGGTCCGGCTGCAGTGCTACGAGGGGGTCGACGAGTCCCGGGCTCTGTACGAGTGGAACCACGCCAAGCAGCTGCTGCGGATCAGCGCCGGTCGGGACGAGAGCTGGGACGAGGCGCGCACGGACATCTTCAGCGAGGAGTTCCTGCTCCCCCGGCCCCTGCTGACGGCGATCCGCGGCGACGAGCCCAAGGTCCTCCTCATCGACGAGACCGACAAGGCGGACGTCGAGGTCGAGGGCCTGCTCCTGGAGGTGCTCAGCGACTTCCAGGTCACCGTTCCCGAACTCGGCACCATCACCGCCACCCGCCGTCCCTTCGTCGTCCTCACCTCCAACGCCAGCCGTGAGCTGTCGGAGGCCCTGCGCCGCCGCTGCCTGTTCCTGCACATCGGCTTCCCCGAGGAGGAGTTGGAGCGGCGGATCGTACGGCTGAAGGTGCCCGGCCTCGACGAGACCCTGGCCAGGTCCGTGGTCCGGGTCGTCGGTGCGCTGCGGGCCATGGACCTGCGCAAGGTGCCGTCGGTCGCGGAGACCGTCGACTGGGCGCACACGCTCCTCGCGCTCGGCGCGGACCACCTCGACGAGACGGTCGTACGGGACACCCTGGGCGTGCTCCTCAAGCACCAGGACGACATCCTCAAGGCCGGGGCCAAGCTCGACCTGGACGCGGTGTGA
- a CDS encoding FtsX-like permease family protein, which yields MFMLAMRSIRQRPGRFLATLLAAFLGAGIIMTFNSLYDTAGRPGVDPVSADTLTTSASVVGGYGTLLVFFAVASTLTVNVRQRAGELELLRCSGATPGQIRRMVVGEAVAVALIGAVLAIGPAMLGGRALVGAFQDSGQVAQSVDPSFGAVALMSGVDITLVAAAGAAFLAVRRATRGRRQRGRARTVFAYAALGLGAVSVMSTFAFSATDEALMATPAYGAILLSVGFALLAPRLLTGVLDRLPLTGASGWLAVRNLRRRAEHLSGILMSLILFTAVSVATLYMQGVESDAVRASGAVRTVEAKNLQTLNLTVVGIIVVFVCVMLVNSLYAATTYRGREFGQQRLAGATPGQVLGTVGVEGLVLTAVGVFFGTVAALAGIVPFTVVRSDSVLPHQGLGIWLAVVSIAAAATVGTSLATAHRVLRTRAVEAVGLAA from the coding sequence ATGTTCATGCTGGCGATGCGGTCGATACGGCAACGGCCCGGACGGTTCCTCGCGACACTGCTGGCCGCCTTCCTCGGTGCGGGGATCATCATGACGTTCAACTCGCTGTACGACACGGCGGGCCGGCCGGGCGTCGACCCGGTGAGCGCGGACACGCTGACCACCTCCGCGAGTGTCGTCGGCGGTTACGGCACCCTCCTGGTGTTCTTCGCCGTGGCCTCGACGCTGACGGTCAACGTCCGGCAGCGGGCGGGTGAGCTGGAGCTGCTGCGCTGCTCCGGGGCGACTCCGGGCCAGATCAGGCGGATGGTCGTGGGTGAGGCCGTGGCGGTCGCTCTGATCGGTGCCGTGCTGGCGATCGGACCGGCGATGCTCGGCGGGCGTGCGCTGGTGGGCGCCTTCCAGGACAGCGGGCAGGTCGCTCAGAGCGTCGACCCCTCATTCGGGGCCGTCGCGCTGATGTCGGGCGTCGACATCACTCTGGTCGCGGCGGCGGGTGCCGCGTTCCTCGCCGTACGACGGGCCACGCGCGGGCGTCGGCAGCGGGGCCGGGCCCGGACGGTCTTCGCGTACGCGGCTCTCGGTCTCGGTGCCGTGTCGGTGATGTCCACCTTCGCCTTCTCGGCGACGGACGAGGCGCTCATGGCGACGCCGGCGTACGGGGCGATCCTGTTGTCCGTGGGGTTCGCGCTGCTCGCGCCGCGGCTGCTGACAGGTGTGCTGGACCGGCTGCCGCTGACCGGTGCGAGCGGCTGGCTGGCGGTGCGGAACCTGCGTCGGCGGGCGGAGCACCTCTCCGGGATCCTGATGTCGCTGATCCTCTTCACTGCGGTGTCCGTGGCCACGCTGTACATGCAGGGCGTGGAGAGTGACGCCGTGCGGGCGTCGGGCGCGGTCAGGACCGTCGAGGCGAAGAACCTGCAGACGCTGAACCTCACGGTCGTCGGCATCATCGTGGTGTTCGTCTGCGTGATGCTGGTCAACTCGCTCTACGCGGCGACGACCTACCGCGGCCGGGAGTTCGGGCAGCAGCGACTCGCCGGGGCGACGCCCGGGCAGGTGCTCGGCACGGTGGGCGTGGAGGGGCTGGTCCTCACGGCCGTCGGGGTGTTCTTCGGCACGGTGGCGGCGCTGGCCGGGATCGTGCCGTTCACCGTCGTGCGCAGCGACTCGGTGCTGCCCCACCAGGGGCTCGGCATCTGGCTGGCGGTGGTGTCGATCGCGGCGGCGGCGACGGTCGGGACGAGCCTGGCCACGGCCCACCGGGTGCTGCGTACCCGGGCGGTGGAGGCGGTGGGTCTGGCGGCGTGA